The sequence aagaatataaatttatacaaagtgAGCATAAGCACgagacatttttatatataaatagttttagaaaacaaaagagaaacgTTTAAATATGTTGTATATACTTGAATTGTCATATTATAtacttaagaaaacaaaatagagACAACTCCACCCATATAAACACATATAAAACGATccgtatataaatatattttacaagaAAATCAACTCCAGGTGCTCTTTTATTATAAAGGGGAAATctgtaaaattgaaaaatcttaAGAGTTTACTTTAATTTTGCTGCATTCCCTATCAAACACAAAATCTCTGTAGtaatgctgatgatgatgatcgtTGTCGTCGTCATCGTGGTCATTGATTTACTCACACATGCTTTCCTAGGTTTGGTTGTTGGCTGTGTGTAATGGGCACGTGCTACCAGCTCAGCTCTATGTGCAGCTTGCTTGCAAAGAACATCTGGTGCTTTTTGTGTTTGGCTTGTATGAAAACAATTAAGGTGGTTGAAATTGAAGATCACTAAAGAGTAGAGAGCATTGCATCTAACAATAGATGCTTTATGAAAAATCGGAAGTGTTTTTGTACCTTTTACACGCTATaggaatgtatgtatgtgtggcACACAACCAAAAAGGGGAGGTTGAgggttgaaaaatatattttgctaGCAGGGATTGTTTAAAGGATCATCATCGTCGTCTACATCAGCCAGGAgtataaatattaaagtgaTCGTGTACAATTACATCATTCGTCTAACGAACCTACAACGAGAAACattaagattttttcatatagaaagaaatacaatataaatttaaaataattactaaaactatatttattagtgatattatataaaaaagaaaaacaatttattaaagagagcaacatataaaaataagttaCACAAAGAGTTCTCAGTGAGAGTGTTTAGAAAAACCATTTGGATTAATTTTATTCCCACCTGGAATTGTTGGATTAATATTCTGTGCAATTATGGATAAAGTAAACTACAGCAAATGTCCCTTGAAAAAGAGACCCATTATGATGAGCAGTGATATTGTTATGGATAATGACTCCTCATTAGATCATGGTAAGTTTTGGAAAGAaaagagaaatattaacattttattttagagGGAAAAGAACCAACattaatttccatttgaaattcttAATCTATTTCCAGATGAAGGTCCTGTGGACTTAAGCAAAGCCTCATCATGTGCCATTTCCCCCACTTGGACTAAACTAGAGCAAGATGATAAAATTGCGGTGTCTGCTTTAGATttacaaactaaatttaatgGTCAGAGCAAAGACGATTTAGCTCGCCGCATTTGGGAAGAGACCAGAGAAATTGCTCGCGCTTTCCCGGATGTATTTACACGCGAAGAAATTGCCCGCAGTTTAGCCAGACTAGGTTATGGTGATTATCCTTTGCCAGCTGAAGAGCACATCAATGAAAACGATACTTGTGAGAGAGTACAAAATATTACACCCTCTCCTCCCTTACCAAGTGCTGAAAGTTTTTATGCTGCCGCTATTAAATCTGAACCTATAGATACTACTTTTGAGGAGGAAACTACTACACCCATGAGAAATTTCAATAACAATTTAATGAAAAGCATTGCCGAATATGAAGACTGTTTGAAGCCTCAAAATTTTTCGCGAGAAACTTCTCCCAAAATGTTACAAGACAGTGAGCCTTATGTGAAACCGAAACCCAATTTTGAGCCCGAAGACTTAAGTTTGCGTGCAAATAAAAAGGTTTTGGGAGAAAACACCAATTTACACAATGTGGCTAAAGCTTTGCTGGGTTTACAGAACTTTAAACCAGAAGAAAAGTCAGCAAAGTCCAGAAGTGAAAATGTGAAGCCTAATGTTAATTTGGGTTTGAAACTGAAAACCAACAATGATTTGTATTATCAATGCCAGCAATGCAACAATTGTTACTCCACCTATGCGGGTTTGGTTAAACATCAACAAAGTCATGCCTTTGAAAGCACAGAATACAAAATTATACGCAGTAATCCAGAAGGTGGAGCCACCACACATGATTCCACTGAGTTTACCACCGATCAGGCAGCTGCCTTGATACAGGCCTCTGCTTTGGCTTCTTCTCAGTCCATGCAGAAGCCAGTAGGAGTGCCTCGCTATCACTGCAATGATTGTGGCAAATCGTATTCAACATTTTCGGGTCTCACCAAACATCAGCAATTCCATTGCCCAGCTGCTGAAGGCAATCAGGTGAAGAAGGTCTTCAATTGCAAGAACTGTGACAAGACTTATGTATCCTTGGGAGCCTTAAAAATGCACATACGTACACACACTCTACCCTGCAAATGTCCCATATGTGGCAAAGCCTTCTCACGTCCCTGGCTTTTGCAAGGTCACATACGCACTCATACCGGAGAGAAACCCTTTAGCTGCCAGCACTGTAATAGAGCTTTTGCTGATCGCTCAAATTTGAGAGCTCACATGCAAACACACTCTGATGTCAAGAAGTATTCCTGTCCTTCGTGCACCAAATCTTTTTCACGCATGTCTTTACTAGGCAAACATTTACAAAGTGGCTGCCAATCATCTCCCACTTCACAAGCTTCCAAATCACCTCCTTTAGATTCGGTCACAGGTTTCAATCACCAACAATTGCAACAGcatttacaagttttgcaaaataaatattccGGCACCGGTTACGATGAAAATATTCATCCCTCACATATGCAACAAAATCAACAGAGAATTTATTATGCCGGCAGTGTAGAGTCAAGCGAGAATGATACCGAGGAAGATTATACCATGCAAAATGTTCATCCACATCCTCTCATTGAACAAATGAGTGATTATTAATTATAggaaattaaagattttagtaAGTAAGTgtaaaaaagtgtaaatttctTCAAAAAGACATACAAATCCCAGTTAATTTAGTTTGTTAAGCAGTTTTAGTATTATGTTATTATAAGTAATGTTAggagttttatttaattgtccTTCTGTTTCTCgtgtttataccaaaaattattaaaaccacAGTCTAGTTTATTTAACCAAAGTTAGCTTAGCTTATAACTGAAACCAAAGTTGGCACAGCTtaaaattctcatttagtttagtttaggaAAACATACCAAATCATTTGCAACTCATTCTAGTTAGGAAAACCAAAGTTAGCTTAGCTTAATCTATAGTTAAACTTATCATAACCAAAGTATTTTGTAAATCAGTCTAGTTAGTTTAAACCAAAAATAGCTTAGCTTAGTTATAGCATTAAGTTTAGAGTTACCAAAGTTAGTTTAGGGTTATAGTCAGACAGTTAGTGCCAAAGATTAGGAAAGAGTGTAATTCCATTTCACTGcattaggtttttttttcattaattataatttacatatcattaattttatctaaattattataatttatttattactatttatttgaaaacaatatctctatttattctttttttttataattaatacaTTTCAGACAACTTAATTATTATATCAtacatttatttcttattttttttttatttaacccaTTTCAATGTGTCTATTGGTTGTCTAGTCACACCTTATTTATtccactttattttttattcaccaacattaattttaataatattttattttttctataacatattgatttttattattaatattctaAGTATTTCGTCTAGTTTAACTGCAACCAAACAACTActggttgatattttatttaatcgTAATCACattgttatttgttatttattgcattttattaatcaatcaatattttgttatatttgttcttataaatatttattttcgtattacctacatacttatttatgtatgtatattgttaatTGCATTGTATTTACTCCTATAccctcaaaatttatttatatattgctattttaaatcactaaatatttatttaatataaatttattaaaactatttcTATAATTCCTGTGTACAGTAGTGCCATTCTTCGTTTTAAGTgtcttttgtatagataaaaaaacaacaaacccCCAACAGTGCTGTAAATTTGTTAATGCCTTTGATTATAACAAAATAGAATACTATCTATGTTATAAAaacctttattttattatttgtccataaatatattaataaaattttgtatttcttttttcaatattaaaaatttatggtttTCTTTTGTCTAAAATTATGAAAGTGTAGGAAATGTATTTGCTATCGgtttaaagtatttattatgAGCTTGTTAAATTGTGGGAAGAATTTTAACAAAGGTTTTTGAaggattttttattatattcaaataattgTGGTAGATTTTATTAAACTGCATTATTTATAGGTAAGTGGCAAAATATaagcactttttttaaaaaatcctcaGTGAAAAATAAGTCTTATTGAAACTTCAATTTGTAATCCACAAACATGGCTCCCTAAAATTCAAATCTCTATCAACTATAGCAAATCAGTTTACATGAGaattagtattaaaataaagatttagaaaaaaaactttttccttCAAGATTTTATACATTGGAAGAAAGAGGTTTATATATGATATAaaggaaaataataacaaaaccaACATCTATTGTTCAAATTCTCATTCGATTTAACgatatccgtctgtatgtcagTCTTTATATATCAAGTAATCAAGATACCGGCATTTCCCCTAAAATATGGAAAAGTAATTTAACCCCTCGCGATCAGCAATTTTTCGAAACTTAAGCAACCGCAACACAGTCATTTTCCAACCGATTTTAAAAGAGACAAAACatatatgtatcttttaaataaatgaaataattttaaaatcaatttcaaaacatcaTAGCTATGAGACTTTGAATATCTTATCATAGCTATGAGGCTTTAAGAATATCATTATATCACTACATTTccttataaaaaacaagtaagaaagtatgttcggtcaagcccgaccatataataccctacactaagtaaaagagcaaaaacatttttcttttaaaattttaataatttatatttttgagtgattttcggaagtgggccttatatgggggctatgaccaattatggaccgatcaccatgaaattaggtcgtgtgatttatgtctataataaagttaactatgttgaattttgtctgtataccaacatttttaagcgatttatgcacgttaaagtgattttcggaagcgggtctatatgggagctatgactaattatggaccgatcgtaacaaaatttggtgacatgaattttgtatatatagaacttattcggactggaatttgtggagatacatatataaattaaacatttatgaccgataaagtccaatttcggaaggacatttgtatgggggctaggtgaaataatggaacgatttcagctggtttcaataggcttcgtccttgctccgaaaaaataatatgtaccaaatttgatcgaaatatcttcaaaactgcgaCCTGTGCTCTGCtcaaaaggtttacatggacatggacatggacggacatcgttaaatcgactcagaaagtgattctaagtcgatcgatatactttaaggtgggtgttagactaatatttttgggcgttacaaacatctgcacaaacgcattataccctccccactggtggtgtagggtataactacTAAACGAAGTGAtcaagaaaaactataaaaggTGTTTTTTAAACCCGATAGAAATTACTAGAcagttaactgtcaaacgaaccgTCATACTGCGCatactttttgacatttatgatcattATACTCTtacaaatcatcatgaatagattgattTTATCGATTCCCGCACCCTAAGACGACTATTTCAtcgtaaaattgttttaagccATGAGGTACATTATTGGCTTACgttgtttgttaataaacaaacatGCCGCATATAGAGtgagaccaatccacaacagaccCTACAGACTCCACTAAATCCAGAAAAATGCACCGTTTGTTGCGATTTACATTCTGGTGACATCAACGGACCTTATTTCGTCAAAAATGGATCCGGAAATTGTGTtacggtcaatggagatcgttactGCAAAAAATGTGGATGAAGTTGATCCATGCAAGTTGTGGTTTCAATAGGATGGCGCTACTGTCATATGGCGACagcaaccatcgatttattgaaatcaatggTTGCACGTCGTGCAGTTTGACACTTCTTGATTATTTCCTGTgtatctgagtcgattaaaagatgtccgtccgtctgtctgtccatgtaaaccttatgcgcaaagtacaggGCCATATTCCACAAACaatttatcaacttttcacTCTGCActtatcaaatttaattttttggcaaaatgatAAGTGTTTCTGTTCCACAATATTCTCACTTTGCAATaagcaaatttttgaaaagtatttgCTCTCTTTGCAAAGTCGTTGCTCCCTTTGCGCTCTCTGTGCAAAGTGAGTGTGCAAAGTGTTCcacaaaattctaaatatttttaggtaaacaaatattttttgtttaaaaatgttttcaaattttttagagacaaaaattcatacaatttttgtctctaaaaaatttgaaaacatttttaaacaaaaaatatttgtttacctaaaaatatttagaattttttttttcaaaattaattttttaaaaaaatatttgttattttttaatgaaaatttgatgccaaacatttttttcaaaataaattttttaatatttttccattttttttttttttgaaattaaagttttgtAGTCATGAAAAATTAATTCGGTCTCTATAATTTCTTGTTATAACCGCGTCTTCACTATCGTCtaattcatttcaccaaattttattatggtgcgtccataattattcatagctcccatataaaacccgcttctgaaaatcgctttaacttgcataaatctCCCAAAAATTtcggtatacacataaaattcaaaataaataactttcatatgtatagacaatttattgaaatttccggagaataatatttttgcttacttagtgtattatatggtcgggcttgaccgaccatactttcttacttgtttctgaTACATGTATTCTAACTCGTGATTCATGTTGATTTGTTCTAATTAATTTTCGTAAGCAAAGTGAAAGGTGTCCTCATCTTCAGTCGTATTTTCATTCAGCTCCTTTATTGATTCTGGAATACGCAGTATGTCTACAACTACTCGTGAAAGTTGCACTTGTTTCTtcgagtatatcgatgaaatgaGCTCATCGAAAATGTCCATAGCCAGGTTAGAAACAGCCTAAAGGTCGTACTTATAAACTTTGTTGCGCGCTTCAGCATCTTCTTCGCCAGCCAGCTTACTAAGAAATGTTACATATTGGTTGATATCTTATGGACTCCggaaaatcggtctaaaaaaAGGTGAGATATGAACAAACCCCACCAGCAAAGAAAGAAGTGATAAAATATGACTATTATTCTTGGTCATCTCACCTTgatgtaatttaaattaatttcatcaCTTTTCCAAGTCATTTTCTTTGACTTACTTCCAATTGAGGCACGCAAATGTTAGTAAGCATGTCTCTATATAGCTCACTGTAACGTTCAGACCATCAATCACTAGTTCTGTGCGTACTGTACGGCTTCCTTCtggatttatatcgagctttctcataGATTGCACTAGATGTAGTCGGAATCTagtcaaacgagttcaagatcaattcaggggtacctcACTTTCTCCTACTATATTTCTTATATTTCTAAAGGATCTTCCATGTAAAACTTCCAACCCCATCTATTATTCTGTAGATGACTGCAACATTTGTCTatcatattcattcaattataaACCAAGCTTTTCGCAGGTTGGGGCAATGTGGCAAAATATGAATGTTACGCTTTACAAAAAGCTTGTGACAATCTCTTAATGGAATTGTGAGAATAGAGTCGAATTTAATTCATGCAAGACTCAATTTTGTATGTTAACACTCAAAAGCACAACATCTTGCCCtgttcaaaacatatttttcaattgttgccttggttttctaaaacgatgtaggaaatacttcactccatctaaTCCCCTTACTGTTTACAtcacttatatccgacccaaAATGGAGTACAAGTCTCAAGTATATACCGttgcttcaaagtctatttttcAGTTACTCGACCACGTGCAGGagagggtatccagctctactGACTAACTGAAACATCAtttgggttgtgtttcactgttctatatAATATGAATGTGTGAATGTAGAATGGActgtgctctgctgaaattaaggaacttgttcccgaaatcCGTTGTTTTTACACAATACACGTTCATCGACAAGAGTTCATCAATTCGTGGTCGACTGCACAGTTGATTGTACAACACATTACATGGAAAATTCGCTCTTAATCCGTATTGTCCATGTGTGGAATAAGATTCCTGCTGAAGTCTTTCCTATCACTTACAACATAGGAAAATTCAAAGCAAATATCCACAAACTCCCTCTATTCTCCGTCCCATAACCCATTtttctagttccaacacaatgcattgcatgagtaggggccATCCCCTGAGTGTTGGAACAAGCAAAAAAACAAGAATTGTCAAATCAGCTGTTACAGTAAATATGCTGTCAATTTAAAGTTATGCGCCTACAAAAAACTCTGaatatattttagaaatagTAACTTTATTTGGGGCCAACCTACTAAACATGCGTCATAATTTCACTCCcaacttattttgaaatattaacaTCAAAATCCTTTAAGCCACAAAGTTTTAAATTGGCCACTCACAGTTGGCTCATGTGGTTCAAACAATTAAAACTTGTCGACATTTTGTCGTCAGCAGTTATGATTTTTGTTGTATTCTTTAAACTAGAATAAAACTAAAGCTaccgattttaaattttacatccaaataaaaacaacaataaacaaaaactaaatcgaaaaaCCCATGGCGTTTAGTTTACAAATATATTAACGTTTAATactaaagcaaaaaaatattaaaataacgcAAAATACAACTAAAACTCAGCTTAAATAACAGGCCACCAATTCCTTCCTATAGATACAATACTTTATGAGACGTACGAATGAGTATTTTCAACTtacgttttttttgtatttttttcttttagaagtAAATAAATTGCGTGGAcggtatttattatattaatgtTGTGTTTTTAGTTGCATTTATTATAACCACAGCATTTAATAGTTgcaacaaaatacaaatacacaaaacagcaacaacaaaaaataactataaCTGCAGCTAAACTAATGCTACAACAACACCATCAATATAGTGTATTTAAGGTGCGGCGTCATCAAGCAGCCGGTCTATAGTAAATTGTTAAATAAGCAACTACAACGTCTATGCCAAAGTCTACTTACATACGtatgtacgtacgtacgtaTGTGTGTATGAATGTATCACCACTCTCTCAGAGCCACCTTACCTGTGCGACTTTAACTTCCACTGCCCCCATCGTTCCGTTGTTTGCCGTCAACGTCTTGGTTGTTTTTGGAGTTTGTTTCACTAATAAAGCatgttgttggtttgtttgttggtaATTCTATTTATTGCggaaaaaaatctttgaaaatctAAACAAACTTAATCAATGTCTTAAAAATTGTGGTTTAATTCTGGTATTAAACttgtttattatatatttttcttagttgttattgttgttgttgctgtttcggcagttgtggattattttttatttattttttttgcttcgttTGCTGTTTACAATTATGTTTTGGTTAATTAAACGAAAAATGAGAATTAGAGTGATTTAAAAATAGCAGCTGATTTATTAAAGGATGGGTtggttttcatttatttattggaaATTTATTAAACGATTGGTTGCAAGAGAGTATAtgaattttgttagaaaatttaGTTGTATGAAAGTGGGCAATTAGTAGTTTAGAGAGGaagttaataattaaatatttattacttatATTGTGAGTTAAAAGCGTTATATATAGCTTAAAGCTGATATAAAACtgtgtaaaaatttatattttaataaccaATAAGTGGAAAGTTTGGACTTAATTAAGATTTTCCTAccaaaaagttttctttagttTCGTAGGATGATTTCGGTAGATTTGATCATCACGATTActgtttctggaaatttgcggAAAATTTCTCGAAATAAATGTAATGAAAAGTGATTTCCACACAAGTTAAAAATATGTACGCattaaaaacaatatgatttaaaaaatttctaattcgAACTATTCTAATATTCGGCTGTGAGAAATCTTGTATACCCATTGTCAATTtaccaataaaatatatttcttgtaGGGTCGATAATGGACCAATCCTTACAAAAGTATGTTGAACGATTGatttgggtatatgacttaaa comes from Calliphora vicina chromosome 2, idCalVici1.1, whole genome shotgun sequence and encodes:
- the wor gene encoding zinc finger protein 184, coding for MDKVNYSKCPLKKRPIMMSSDIVMDNDSSLDHDEGPVDLSKASSCAISPTWTKLEQDDKIAVSALDLQTKFNGQSKDDLARRIWEETREIARAFPDVFTREEIARSLARLGYGDYPLPAEEHINENDTCERVQNITPSPPLPSAESFYAAAIKSEPIDTTFEEETTTPMRNFNNNLMKSIAEYEDCLKPQNFSRETSPKMLQDSEPYVKPKPNFEPEDLSLRANKKVLGENTNLHNVAKALLGLQNFKPEEKSAKSRSENVKPNVNLGLKLKTNNDLYYQCQQCNNCYSTYAGLVKHQQSHAFESTEYKIIRSNPEGGATTHDSTEFTTDQAAALIQASALASSQSMQKPVGVPRYHCNDCGKSYSTFSGLTKHQQFHCPAAEGNQVKKVFNCKNCDKTYVSLGALKMHIRTHTLPCKCPICGKAFSRPWLLQGHIRTHTGEKPFSCQHCNRAFADRSNLRAHMQTHSDVKKYSCPSCTKSFSRMSLLGKHLQSGCQSSPTSQASKSPPLDSVTGFNHQQLQQHLQVLQNKYSGTGYDENIHPSHMQQNQQRIYYAGSVESSENDTEEDYTMQNVHPHPLIEQMSDY